In Carassius auratus strain Wakin chromosome 48, ASM336829v1, whole genome shotgun sequence, the genomic window TCAGTGGATCATCATACTTATTATTCAGGTAGTCCAGGATCTTTTTCTTGATGCATTTTGACAGTTCTGTTTTTCCCTCTTTCTCTGCCAAGATTTTATTGTTGAACAAATGAAGAACAGGCTTCACATATGACACACTTACATATTGCTCTCCTGAAAGAGCATCCGTGAATTCAGCAAGTGGAGAAAGGGAGTTGTTGACCGCCTCAAGGACCTCTACATCCTGCCATGTGGGGACAAGGTGTCTGGCTTTTCTGTCCGCGGAGAGAACAAAAGAAATGGCACTCTGTTGTTCCAATACCCTGGCGATCATTGCTTGTTTTGAGCCCCATCTTGTCGGACACTCAGTCTTGAGCTTGTGTTGAGGTAACTTGAGCTCTTTCTGGGCCTCGGACAACTCCCTCCTTCGTCTCCAGCTATAGGAGAAGCACCCTACCACCTTTTTGCAGACATTTAGTGCACGGTCAATCCTTCTATCTTTCAAAGAAtgttctaaacacacacacacacacacacacacacacacacacacacacacacacacacaaacagtttacTAATgctatacattttaattacaattaaacgGACACAATTTCAAAATTACAGTAACAGTACAATTTATATTAGTATAGTTGTAAACACATTATAGTTACAGTTTATATAGTTcacttatataatatttataacattatattaatacaatatatatatatatatatatatatatatatatatatatatatatatatatatatatatatatatatatatactgtattaatataatgttataaatatagataagtaaactataaaaatagcatatatatatatatataaatatatataaaacactgaagTTGTTACATGCTAAACTGTTCAATCACTGAATGCATTATAATCcaggaatgaataaaaaaaaaacctggtctaCATATTATTAGCCAAGTACATATGATATTGCAATGAAATAAATATGGaattatgtgtacatttttagcTAAATGAATATTAATAGCAGGCTACTACTCACCAATTGCTAGGTGCAGCCTGTGTCCAAAACACTGAAGTCTGCTCCACTTATTGATAGCAATAGCGTTCACTATATTTGCTGCGTTGTCTGTTGTGACACAGACTTGTTGCTCCTCCTTTAAATCCCAGGCACCCAGCATCTCTTTCAATCCTTGAGCAATCGCATCCCCGGTGTGATCTTGCGGAAAATAGGACGTTTGCAAGCATCTGGTTTTGAGTTGAAACTCGTCATCAATGTAATGAACCGTAAGGCTCATATATGGTTCCATAGTTCTACTCGACCATAAATCAGTCGTGGTGGAATAGAACTCAATTTTCTGCAGATCTGATTCAATGCTTTCCCGGCATTTTGAATAAAGCGAAGGCAGCGcaacttgaaaaaaataattgcgGGAGGGGATGACGTATCTCTTGTCCAGTGTGTTTATGAGTTTTTTAAACCCCGCGCTGCAAACTGTATTAATCGGCACCATGTCTTTTGCAATGAAATGCGCGATCGCTTCAGTTATCTCGATCTGCTTTTGGGAACCTGCCGGGTACGGAGTAGCATTAAAGAAAGATTTCGTGATGGGTGTCTGTGTTGCAGTTCTCGCATCACTTGGCGCTTTTTTTTTACGCTGAGACACTCCTCGTATTGCACTCTGTGGTTGAATTTTAAATGGTTGTATAAATTTGTGGTGTTGCTTGATGGTGCAGAAACAGTTGATCGACACAATTTACACAGTATAACACGTTGATCGACGTCATCCCTGGTGAATCCGAAATAATTCCACACCACTGATGTTGCTTTTCTTTTCGGTTCTAGTTGTGGATGAGCACTTTGCACGTTGTCGGAATCGGATGTTGCTCTATCAGCAGACATGATGAAATTAACATGACATGAGACGTATCAGTGGATAATGTCGTTGATAATGACACGCCTACAGACTATTATTAAAAGTGGTGATTCGCCACTCACAACCTGACATTATCTAAACACGCCTCTTAAGCGcgcagattattattttttttatatttttttttgtgtaatcgCGGCTTTGgacgattacgtaattgtggctTCTGTAATCGTGATCGCGattagaaattcgattaattgtgcagccctaactgCAGGGATATGTAGCGACCTGCCGAGAGTGGGGTGGACAGTATGTGTGAGATATGTAAGTGAAAACAGGAAGGGTTACATTTGGAAAAATGGGAAGAATTATTGTTGGTCACATGCACAATTGTTGCTCTCTCaattgttgaaatcaaaagtaCCCCCCAAACAAGTGCTTTACAGTGATTGTGGAGCAGTTATGCACATTTGACTCTTTCATTTCATTCAGTCAGAGGAATGGAAATGTTGGATCTTTTACATGTTGGTTTAGCTGCAGTGGTGATTTGTGGTGTTTTGAAGGCTGACTCAATCCCTGTTGTTTGATTTATATAGTGTGTTGATATCTGGTAATAGTTTAGAGCCATTAATAATGATTTTGTGCAGGTGAGCATTTCACTTTGCATAAAACACTATGAGTGATGGATTCAGTATTAATACTATCATAaagtgtattaatattttaaatgggtttttattgttagaatttcaggtttcatttacattttattaattttagttatttgttttattctattttgctttttttttcagttagattTTTAGTAAGTTTTGTATGTCAACTTAAACTTAATTTTAGCTACATGCCAACATTTCCAATTCAAGTTTTCCATCttatatttgcattttgttttatttcagatttatttaaaataataataattaatggatTTAAGGGTGTTAATGCTCTTATTGTGTAGTCTGTTACAACTGGAATTTTGAGGacacattatgttttaataatttacttgctGAATTTATACGGTTTCATTATTTTCAATCattaaaattctttattttatttaaatgatacatttataaGCATAACAGTCTAAATAAATGAGAAGTTTATCAGCCACCTTGCACTTTTATTGGTCGGTTACTAGGGGGAAAAACATACTGATTCTCGCTGTCTCTTGCAGCTATTTTGAACCCAAAGAACCCCAAGGAACCACCCAAATCTTTCAGCTTTGACTACTCCTACTGGTCTCACACCTCAGTaagtctcattttctctctctttctccttctgtCCTTTTCCTGCTCTTTTTACTTTTTCTGCTGAGCTTGCACAGTGGACAATGAAATGTGCATGTGGTCAGAATTACAGCTGTAATTAATCATCCCCCCAAAACCCCCCTGAAATCTGTATTAATgtgttttgttctcttttcttCATTTCTCTGCTAGCCGGACGACCCTTGCTTTGCGTCACAGAGCCTTGTGTTCAATGACATTGGGAAGGAAATGTTGCAGCATGCTTTTGAGGGATATAATGTCTGTATTTTCGCCTACGGCCAGACCGGAGCTGGCAAGTCCTACACCATGATGGGAAAACAAGAGGAAGGACAGGAAGGCATTATTCCTCTGGTATGTATGTAATATCACGTCTTAAGGATCACCTTAATGTATCCAAAGTAATGGACATGCTGAAGAGCTCAGCAGTGGCCGAGATGTTTCTGATCTCTAAACAGACATTGCCAGAAGACATTAGCGCTCCGTCTAGCACATCCGGCAGGGGTAGAGTTATTCGTCCTCTGTATCGattgctctccctctctcttacCTAACATGCTCTTTTTGTCCCCTCCCAGCTCTGTGAAGATCTCTTTGAGAAAATCAATGACAATAGCAATGAGGAGATCTCGTACTCCGTGGAGGTGAGCAGCAGACATATCGTGACTCCTCAGTCCATTCCTGTGACTCACTTCACATACTTCCCATCTAttgaaatgctgtttttgttgtgttaCCTCAAAGCATAAAACTCAGCAGTGGTGGGGGGTGATCCGTTTGTTCAGAATCCACTAAAATGTGTTCAGTAATTGAGAGCGAAACATGTTCAGTTACAAAATGACTGGTATTAAATATGCTGTACATTTTTTGCTAACATGTGGaatagatttaataaaatatatacactttaaTTTCAGGTTATATGTTCTTAGGTTAAATACATCTCAAGTtcaattagatttttatattcTGATTGTAGGTGGCTTATATGGAGATATACTGCGAGCGGGTGAGAGACCTGCTCAACCCTAAAAATAAAGGGAACCTGCGTGTCAGGGAACATCCTCTACTCGGGCCATATGTTGAAGACCTCTCGAAACTGGCCGTCATGTCTTACACAGACATAGCTGACCTCATGGATGCTGGGAACAAAGCcaggtgagagagagaaataatttTTGTAAGCTGTTATGACGTATTTTCCATTTTTTGAGGGCAATGTAGGACATTTCAAAACCAAGTATTTAAGTTTCTTTTTCACTTTGAATGTCGGTGCTGAAGGATAGTGGTTTGACTTTTTGTCAAGGGGGAAATGGAAAAGCGCTATTGTGTTTCATCCAGTGATACTCTGATAGTCATGTATGAATGCGACTCTTGGAAGGAGTCGAGCTTCTAATCCTCCCATGCTGATTCCCAGGGTTTATTTGTGGAGAACGTGACGTGTAAAGCCTGTTTCTCTCGAGAGCATCCCACCCAGGGCCATATCCAGCACATAAGCTGTGTTGATGTCTTAGTACTGCACTTACGAGCGCTTTCCAGGATTATTCTCTCACACTCTGTTGATAAGCATCTTGAACCGTCTATGAACTTCCAAAGCAGCCTATCAAACTTTTTCAGGCCAATAAAGAGATTATTGGTGGATAAACGGAAAATGACTGCAGTAAAATAGCATATAAtactatattaatgtattattatatacattttttgttatgaTTTTTACATTGCAAAAGCCATTCAAATAATCATTCAATTGTACTTTAAATGTGAGAGGACAATGGAAGATTTAACTGAATTTCAACTGTTAACAGTATTTTAgtttaatgcataatttcatatttttatcgTTTTTCctcaaatttacttttaaatttcagtcttcattgtatttttttttatgcatatttttatttattttatttaatcttcacAAAATTTCTCTGAATTTAGGGTTTTATAGTATTCAGCTTTACACAGATGTTAAATATTAGGTCAAGAAATGTACAGTACAATTGTATGTAAAGACTATTACATTATGTAATATCCAttgatttacattatatttaattctaaATTTGCTTTACTCAAATAATCATATGTTTGTGACCCCTCTGACACGCATTTTGCTCTCTGTATCCTCAGAACTGTTGCTGCCACCAACATGAATGAGACGAGCAGCCGCTCTCACGCAGTCTTCACTATTGTTTTCACGCAGAGGAAGTATGACAGCGAGACGGACCTGTCCACAGAGAAGGTTAGAGAGTTTACACCCATGCACAGCCATTGTGACATTTAACAGCGCTTCGATTCGTCCTGCAACCCAAAGTCAGCAAATCCTGTAGCAAGTAGAAAGAAAAACCGAGAGAAAGAGACCCGTCCCACTCATCCTGTGTTTGTGGGGCTCATTGTGTTATTGCTGCGGACACAAAGACCACTCTATGAGGTCCACGGACACAGTGGGTATTGTACAGAGCTACTACATTAGATTCACTACACAGGTCTCGCCTCAGCCCTCACTCTAATATTACTCATTCAGTTTGTCAGCAGCCCAAACTCAAGCACGATAAAATTAAAAGATGACCCAAGCATCCGTTAGCACAATTAGTATTGCATGAATGCACCAGTGATTTCACAAGTGCCCTAAACTGATTGGATAATGAACTATTTAGTTAAATGATTAATGTGACAGGATTTACAAGTGTTTTCTAAATAGTTTGATTGAATCATCAGAACAATTCATTTAGGTGTCACTATATCAAAAATATGTGTATGATTGTATTCCTAATAGACATGTGAGAAGAAAAACACTCCGACGTACGTAGTATGCCTCACTGAAGAGATTTCTTTTGTGTCTTATTTTAGCACAGTCTGAAAGTGTCTCTGCTGTCTGGTTTCAGGTCAGCAAAATCAGCCTGGTGGATCTGGCAGGAAGTGAGCGTGCTGACTCAACAGGGGCCAAAGGAACCAGACTGAAGGTACAGACTCATTTTACAGCCTCTTTAGAAGTCCAAAACCGCCTGCCGTGTGTAAAAGTGACTGCACTCTCCTGCACATACTGCAAATATTCTGACATGCATTACTGAACATAAAACACTCGAAACGAAAATATGCATCACGGCTATTTTTATTCCTCTAAGGTTCTGTTGTTTTTACTACAAACATATATTAagttgaaatgtattaaatttgatGTAATCAAAAATCTGATtactcaaccccccccccccccccccccccccacctgtTTGTGCTTTTTAGGAGGGAGCAAACATCAATAAATCTCTAACTACACTAGGAAAGGTTATTTCAGCGCTGGCTGAGGTGGTGAGTGTTCTTCATAATacctgtgtctctctctgtctgtttgcttGCATGTCTTCAGTACTATAACTCTGtgtgctgtctgtctctctcctggCAATGCTTCTTTATCCAGGATAACTGTACCAGTAAGGTAATCTTTCCCGGTGTATGGTCATTAACCACTGAACGGTCTCCATCTAAACCTGTCAACCTTTATCCATGTAACCTGTCTTATTCCAGTGTTGATGTCTCATACGTAGTCATTTCCTGAACCCCCTTCATTATTACAGCAGTAGCTGTATTTACATGCTTCATTCCAACATGTTTACCTGCTGTTTTGAAACAgagcaagaagaaaaagaagaccgATTTCATTCCTTACCGAGACTCCGTGTTGACATGGCTGCTCAGAGAGAATTTAGGTATGATCCATAATGATTATAAATGATTTTATCTGCTATGCATGTATATTTGATCTACTTATCTACTATGGATACTataaaccagcatttaaaaatAGACTGTATTACAAAATAATCCAACAATTTTCTTTGTAATATGTTGGATTCTTTTTATTTCACCCActtcattatttaaaactaaaatattttaaatatgtttaatgaaaatattgctgagatttaccatttaaaatcaaTTCGAATAACTGAACagaacacttgtgtgtgtgtgtgttttttttttttttttttttttttttttaatgtgcatccTTTAAACTCATTGGCCTTTCTTAGATCAATACTCCATTACTTAGTGTTTCTAATTGTTTGCATAATTGTGCTTGTTCACCAGGAGGGAACTCAAGGACAGCTATGGTGGCTGCCCTGAGTCCTGCTGACATTAACTATGATGAAACTCTCAGCACACTCAGGTAAGAATTCACATCCTACTCGCACTTCCCATTAAGCAGCGTGACTTCAATTCTTAGGCCCCATCCACACGGAGActgagcttaccccaatccgatcttttttttcctcgtctcaagaaatatacgcatccacacgaaaccgcaaaatgatgtagtatacatgccagaccagtatgtggtgctgtaattctaCCAcggagatacactaaaaacagagaagaagacttggactatgctctgcgcgtggtacacaaacgaacatggaacaatacatttattcatctgtgttagggatgtcaacgattaatcgatgatcgattaattgtcgataagagatgcaatcgattaaggctatcgatggtcggttaaccgattcaatgttgggctgtgTGCGGCTCATgggcactcaacacgtgcgagcggctgtgagtgacggtgacgatatataaaagcatcataattcattcacaatgtacacattaagcttttaatgtgatttaaactttaaagtacattaaaatagaaacaacataaaagttcttcaacattaaatgcaatagaaatgtagttattaatcaaaagggaacaaattaataaatcgaacgaattcttaattcatgaaatctttaatttcccttcccatgtttaccacagtaagagatgcgaaaacagttattaaaagcgaaagataataaaataaacctgggaaattagagggttagactatgaagatttaggaaaagaaacgatgcctaaatatactgaatttgtggaaattcgtgaccaaccggcaaaccagaacaaagccgcgtaaatgaagactatggggtccaaaagcatggtcgcgatctaacattttccagttaacctattattcctctaataaacaaagcttttataccacacttgtcataatcagatcttataatttctaaataaataattgctggattcaaaacagcgattaataggcgctgtgaccgacacattcctggagcattcactgctgtcactaaacggtgacgccgagcatcgttcacaagtttctgcatggacctgactagggcacaggttctaagccctgggacaaaatgggatgctttaaggaaaatgtatagcctactaagtaataggcccaacataaaaataacaatttgttttcatgttttttttttgtttgtttttttaggctatgcgaaatatatccgacttaaataggctaattaagattaacggatttaaaacagaagtgtgggcgctccataagttcacaaaaaaaaaaaaaaaaggatgacaacgcattctgtttgtttgctttattttacaagagcacaaatcttctgtttttattgtgagtgtgcacaaatgaaagtaaacacttttgcggaaaatatataaaaaaaatttaatgtctcagctgtttcgatcgcaccggagcctgctgcacacgtacctatattctagcgattcaaacttacatcgcagtctgttcattatcaaaataaaatgtcaactaaacattaaaaggttacactggtcagtttaaatagaccgtagtataccggtccactctgctgttatgccaaggatgtttttgctcatatgaagaggatcatcttttccgtctatatgcgaatgcgtgttaagtacaagcctagtttacattataaataatagtttaacattcaaatacattgcgaatatggaaacatttcgatttgtgccgaatgagacatgagcaataacctccaaataaatctagccaaagccccgctcgctcatcctcgtctgcacgcatgcactgtcacgatctaatgcgctgtatgccggatttttaaaaatctgacattttctaggacagaatccagcaggatcaaattaatgtgagcaactgtattttggtgcagcagcgccgatgtagttcacttaatgtgcagcgcagtcacacgcgctccacatttcggataattttatacaataatgtcagttgaaaacattgcaattgtgctttaaaatacaacaacgagcaccacaaaaccatttaaagatgcgcgttcagcgttctccgtgcgggattggaaactgtcaacaaaataaaatgacctcaaaagtatggcgcgctctcttcattttatcaaatgatcataatcgcatctattcattttataatcctgctactagcattttattcagactaaaacctctttaattcaagtgagaaagcgttttgtgtgtgtgtgtggcttttgcacatcctgtcataccgctgactgcgtgcctgcaatagacgcattttgcagtattatggttaacgattaatcgattaattgatcgttaatttaaacgacgatcgatcatggaaataatcgaaatttgacatccctaatctgtgttaatgttggttaataaaaagacaatcgttcagtgtttgttcatgtttttgttaatgttacgtgacgtagaggtgtctgactaggggggagacgtgggctgatgacgtcatcgtttcagaaaatatacggattagcagTCCAGACGAAAAAGCAAAGatggcgttttcaaatttatccactctgggacccggtttcaaaaaatagcggtttcaccttatgAAAACGACGGATCcttgtggacgaaacgcctatccgataaaaattttttgcgtattcacagaaacgcgtctccgtgtggacggggccttagatGGTCTTGATTGAGATAAGGTTACTCTTGTGATATCAGTGGCTATTTGGATCATTGTCATTGTTTGCTCATTTACAGATATGCAGACAGAGCCAAGCAAATCAAGTGCAATGCTGTCATCAACGAGGACCCCAACAACAGATTGGTGCGggagctgaaggacgaggtgacGCGTCTAAAGGAGCTGCTCCGTGCCCAGGGCCTTGGGGACATTCTGGACAGTAAGTCGAGGCACAGTGCCCCCAATGGCTTCTTCTACACATGCCAATTGCCAGGCATTTAAGAGGTCACTTACGGTGCTCACAAGTGGCAAATTCTTCAGCTCTGATGCTGCAGTCTCGCCCAGGCTACATTGTCGTCATCTTGTTCCTTTTACATCTTCATTGAACTGTTTCATCAACATGCGATGGAGATTAGGGATGTGATGGTTAGAAACTACAATATTGTTTTCCAAAATGCCAATCTGATTACAAAATGTCCAGTTTTACCAGCTGGACATGTTTAAGTGTTTCCATCTCATGTTTGTCCTCAGTGTTTTGTCTAGTCAAATCTAACTGCCTCAGTCCGTCATTCCTCTACTAGTGCTCTCGACTCTGACCTCTCAACCTTCTCCTGTTCTTCCTGCTTCCCTTCAGTCAAGCCAATGGGGGATGATTACCTTGGAAGTGGAATCAAATGTGTGTATACGCTTGACGAGGCCGTATCTTCTCGCTCTCCTCTTTTGTTACCAGTACCCTTCTCATCGCTTCTGGAATACAAACGTGTCAGCTTTGCATGCCTCTTTTTTTACTGCAAGGAATCCCAGGCATACAACAGATAAATATGAGATGGATTGGATGGGTTAGATTGCTACTGGCGGACTCTATGCTTGCTCTTACCCTAATTTGATTGACCGTCTGGCATGGTGCAGTCTTAATGGCAGGCTTTTCTCCAAATAAGCCTAAGCCCAACCCCACCCCACAGCATGACAGATCTGATAGACTGCATCTGGtcgcacttaaagggatagttcaccccgaAACAAACATTTCTTTATCATGAAATCTTTCACAAGAATTTCCTATTTCAATTCCATACAAggaatttatacttttatacttttaaaattccaaaatacagtataatatgtATCATAAAAGTTGTCCGTATGACCCATACGACTTATTTTCAGTAAGTAGCTTTGTGTAATGATCAAACCAAATGGACAAACTGTTATTTGCagttaaaagaagaaaatcagttttggacttcaaaaaaatatgtttggttAAGAAGcagatttttatataatatacacatgcatacaccGTATACATTGTTAATTGTAAATTATGAAATGAAAGATGAATGTTCAGTTTAAATGGATTTTGTCTTGTTCCATTTGGTTTTCCATTTGGTTTGTTTATTACACAAAGCTACTGACTTAAAATATAGTCGTATAAGCCATACATGAAAGTTTGGAATGACAACAATATATGATGATCATTTTTAggtgtactattcctttaatatcagTCTTTTTAATCTGATTATATCTTGTCATTTAGCTGTTattcctctctttttttctgcctAGTGAGGTTTTATTGTGTCATTTAACTGTTCATTGCAGGTCACACTATTAACGATGTTAAAACAATGATCTATCGAGCAAAAGGTGcatgttttcttgttttcttaCATTTGCAGAATAGCAGTTGGACTGGTAGTGTAGGAATAGGTAGCTGCTTTAGTCCAAGTGCATCTGAATCCTTTTCCTTCCCTGTTCTTCGTATTCTCTTACAAGAGCTGGGTGTACCTTTTTAAAAGCTACAGAACCGAATCAGAGCTCAGGCGGTTATTGGGTTTTCTATCTGTCTGGGAGTTCTTGATATGCGCAGAGAGATGAATGCACACTGTGCTTTCTACCGCTACAGCAATATGGCGCTGGAaaagcaaacattttaaaatcgcCATGGTCTGTGTGCTCAATCGTGTCATCTGAACGCATGAACAGTAATGTAATGCAGTGCTGCTATGCCGCCATGTTGGCCTAGTTGCTTCAGATAAATGAAGTGGGGGAAAAATTCAATAGAGTGAATATGCAGTAGAAAGCTCGACTGAACTGCAATAGAGCCCCCTGGGAGAGGTTTCGTAAGCACAAGCCCCTCCTAGTCACCGTAGCTGTACcaaaaagatgttttgaagagaTTTGTGGCAGCCAATCATTGACAGCGTCATGATTTAAGAGCGATGTGCCGCGTGGAAAAGACGTCTCATAGCTTGTATCTGCAGCATGTTATTATACTGCTCTTCCAGTCCCCCAAGCCTCCCTCTCCTGGTTTCTGACCTTTATGCAATCCCTCCATCCCACATCTCTTCTTTCACATCTGAGAAGTGATGTCAGTTTTCACCCAGGTCAGAATCAAGTCGAATCGACTTACCACATCGCAAGAAGAAGTAATTTATCGCATTTAAAAGTGCTTGTAAGATCCACTGCATTGTTCGTAGGTCATATGTAGTtgaatattacataatttatccaatatgatgcatatttataaaatgccatttattggtataataatgcttaaaataaGTGTCTACTTCAAAAATCCTATTCTTAAGTACTTTTCGagtaaaaatattattcttaaaaatgatgcaaatatttcatattcttaaaatgtaatattcttgTGACAAGTTATATTGACCTAAGaagatacatttgtttaaaacaagGCAAATTAACCTTAGAAGCacaattttacaaaatgttatccacttatttaaatattatatatagtgttttaaaaaGGACAACATTTCtaaatactgtatactgtagttaaaatgaatattcttaaaacaagacaaaTTGACATAATATACACATTTGTATATATTAAGAATGTATCTTGAATTCAAAATCAACATGAAACTGCATCACAGGACAAAAATGAATGTTGAATTGTGTATTTGTCTTGTTATTTAGTATATTTACTATGTTTAGTAAGATTTAAACGGTTAAACAATTGCCAATTGAACAAGACAAACTACAGTTCAATTTAAGattataatttaacattatttaaagcaTGTTCTTGCTGGACAACAAAGGTGATTATGAATAGGATTTTTAAAGTATAGGGGAtagaaatttgttttatatagaaCGACCCGAGGTGAAAACTGTTTCTGACTGGCTGTTTCTTGTAATCCTTTGACGTGAATTGTGTGTCTTACATTGGTCTTTCCTCCTCTTTTtgtccttttctttctctctgtctcctgTACTCTCTCACATTTCTGTCTCCACCACTTTGGCTTCTTCCTCCCTTGCATCACCTGTCTCTTCTCTGTGGCTCAGACCTGAAAGATATACACAACAATAAGCATAGACACTTGCTTGCCTCAGAGAACCAACAGCCTGGCCATTTCTCCAC contains:
- the LOC113065442 gene encoding kinesin-like protein KIF1B isoform X2, whose protein sequence is MSGASVKVAVRVRPFNSRETSKESKCIIQMQGNSTTILNPKNPKEPPKSFSFDYSYWSHTSPDDPCFASQSLVFNDIGKEMLQHAFEGYNVCIFAYGQTGAGKSYTMMGKQEEGQEGIIPLLCEDLFEKINDNSNEEISYSVEVAYMEIYCERVRDLLNPKNKGNLRVREHPLLGPYVEDLSKLAVMSYTDIADLMDAGNKARTVAATNMNETSSRSHAVFTIVFTQRKYDSETDLSTEKVSKISLVDLAGSERADSTGAKGTRLKEGANINKSLTTLGKVISALAEVSKKKKKTDFIPYRDSVLTWLLRENLGGNSRTAMVAALSPADINYDETLSTLRYADRAKQIKCNAVINEDPNNRLVRELKDEVTRLKELLRAQGLGDILDNLKDIHNNKHRHLLASENQQPGHFSTAPMGCLTASPSSGSLCSQAGLQSVSSIQERIMSTPGGEEAIERLKESEKIIAELNETWEEKLRKTEAIRMEREALLAEMGVAIREDGGTLGVFSPKKTPHLVNLNEDPLMSECLLYYIKDGITRVGQADAERRQDIVLSGAHIREEHCIFRSERNANGNVIVHVGAM
- the LOC113065442 gene encoding kinesin-like protein KIF1B isoform X4, encoding MSGASVKVAVRVRPFNSRETSKESKCIIQMQGNSTTILNPKNPKEPPKSFSFDYSYWSHTSPDDPCFASQSLVFNDIGKEMLQHAFEGYNVCIFAYGQTGAGKSYTMMGKQEEGQEGIIPLLCEDLFEKINDNSNEEISYSVEVAYMEIYCERVRDLLNPKNKGNLRVREHPLLGPYVEDLSKLAVMSYTDIADLMDAGNKARTVAATNMNETSSRSHAVFTIVFTQRKYDSETDLSTEKVSKISLVDLAGSERADSTGAKGTRLKEGANINKSLTTLGKVISALAEVSKKKKKTDFIPYRDSVLTWLLRENLGGNSRTAMVAALSPADINYDETLSTLRYADRAKQIKCNAVINEDPNNRLVRELKDEVTRLKELLRAQGLGDILDIKPMGDDYLGSGIKSPMGCLTASPSSGSLCSQAGLQSVSSIQERIMSTPGGEEAIERLKESEKIIAELNETWEEKLRKTEAIRMEREALLAEMGVAIREDGGTLGVFSPKKTPHLVNLNEDPLMSECLLYYIKDGITRVGQADAERRQDIVLSGAHIREEHCIFRSERNANGNVIVHVGAM